The Medicago truncatula cultivar Jemalong A17 chromosome 4, MtrunA17r5.0-ANR, whole genome shotgun sequence genome includes a region encoding these proteins:
- the LOC25492796 gene encoding putative disease resistance RPP13-like protein 3: MRQNRIVNNHQNIIFPLTHMADSVVAFLLEHLSQLLQHEANLLCGVQDRIISLRNELEIINAYLKTSSRGNRNNNKEIEQKVLSQIRDVAHVAEDVIDTFIANIAMYKKRNMLGRMLHSVDHAKLLHDVAEKIDKIKTTLNEIHENRIKYYQESSDQSSSAREEEERIQSLHRLRRNVEEENVVGFVHESEVVINRLIVDDSSSPRLKVVSIIGMGGLGKTTLARKIYNSEEVKNHFDCRAWVYVSNECRSRELLLGLLQNLMPNHINNDCRSSSSNIKKKGKKKHKEGVNNSQDISSLSNDELKKKVWECFKWKKYLLVLDDLWKIQDWDEVKDAFPDGNRGSRILITSRLKEVASHTGRDPPYCLQFLTEEHSWELFSKKVFRGEKYPCDLESLGKQIVKSCGGLPLSILVLAGLLANKEKSHREWSKLLGHVNWYLTRDETQVKDIVLKLSFNDLPSRLKPCFLYLGIFPEDYEICVRQLLQLWVAEGFIQETGNRDPNDVAEDYLYELIDRSLIQVAQVKDSGGVKTCRIHDLLRDLCILESKEDKIFQICTDSNILIPTKPRRLSVHSTMSHYVSSSTNDHSCVRSLFCSDPNCFVYSDEWKWLTKGFKLVRVLDLDGKYCFKIPSNLGNFVHLRYLRIDSHYIRSVPDSICSLQNLQTLYLGPSIRVTTISFPCGITKLKHIRHLYTCGPIKLRGDCSESNGDAMWNLQTISSIVLDKRTTYLIEKGSFPKLRKLCLQISSNFKGDVPKMLISLQHLRHLNKLEIYFQVKDWPHSRWEINCKAEEVLQSLKHLRHLSILKIRNALDLFTCVAMFPPNITKLTLSCISCLNDDGINAIGNLTKLQILILTGDNWFLDFWPSDSLFDINCIEDGFPQLKEFQMGNLPVRNWKLANGSMSRLQILVIHHCDKFDSLPSELWSLTTLRKVCVRKPSDAMAAMLQNLEVKNGCELIVE; encoded by the coding sequence ATGAGACAGAACAGAATTGTAAACAATCaccaaaacatcatttttcCTCTTACACATATGGCAGATAGCGTGGTAGCGTTCCTTTTGGAACATTTATCACAATTGTTGCAACACGAAGCTAATTTGCTGTGTGGAGTGCAAGACAGAATCATATCCCTCCGCAACGAACTCGAAATCATAAACGCATACCTGAAAACTTCCTCTAGAGGGAACaggaacaacaacaaagaaatagAGCAAAAGGTTCTGAGTCAGATCAGAGATGTCGCTCATGTAGCTGAGGATGTCATCGACACATTCATCGCCAACATTGCCATGTACAAGAAGAGAAACATGCTGGGAAGAATGCTTCACAGCGTCGACCATGCAAAGTTGCTTCACGACGTAGCAGAGAAAATTGACAAGATCAAAACAACACTAAACGAGATACACGAAAACAGGATCAAATACTATCAAGAAAGCAGTGATCAATCATCGTCagcaagagaagaggaagagaggATACAATCACTGCACAGATTAAGAAGAAACGTCGAGGAGGAAAATGTAGTTGGCTTTGTCCATGAGTCTGAGGTAGTCATCAATAGACTCATAGTGGATGATTCCTCTTCACCGCGTCTCAAAGTTGTTTCAATCATTGGTATGGGTGGATTGGGGAAGACAACCCTTGCAAGAAAGATCTACAACAGTGAAGAGGTGAAGAACCACTTCGATTGCCGTGCATGGGTTTACGTTTCAAATGAGTGTAGATCACGAGAACTTTTGCTTGGACTTCTTCAAAATTTGATGCCCAACCATATTAATAATGATTGTAgaagcagcagcagcaacatcAAAAAGAAGGGTAAAAAGAAGCACAAGGAAGGTGTGAATAATTCTCAAGACATCTCTAGCTTAAGTAATGATGAGCTGAAGAAAAAAGTTTGGGAATGCTTCAAGTGGAAAAAGTATTTGCTGGTTCTTGATGACTTGTGGAAAATACAAGATTGGGATGAGGTAAAAGATGCTTTTCCTGATGGAAACAGAGGAAGCAGAATATTGATAACTAGTCGTTTGAAAGAAGTTGCCTCGCATACTGGCCGAGATCCTCCTTATTGTCTTCAATTTCTCACTGAAGAACACAGTTGGGAGCTCTTCTCCAAAAAAGTGTTTAGAGGAGAAAAGTACCCTTGTGATCTTGAATCTTTAGGTAAACAAATAGTTAAAAGTTGTGGCGGTTTGCCACTCTCAATCTTGGTGTTGGCAGGGCTTTTGGCAAATAAGGAAAAGTCACACAGGGAATGGTCGAAACTGCTGGGTCATGTCAATTGGTATCTTACTCGAGACGAGACTCAAGTCAAGGATATagtacttaaactcagtttcaACGACTTGCCTTCAAGATTGAAACCATGCTTTCTGTATCTAGGGATATTTCCTGAAGATTATGAAATATGTGTAAGGCAATTGTTGCAACTATGGGTTGCTGAGGGATTTATTCAAGAAACGGGAAATAGAGATCCAAATGATGTTGCTGAAGACTACTTGTATGAGCTCATTGATCGTAGTTTGATCCAAGTAGCACAAGTGAAGGATAGTGGAGGAGTAAAAACATGTCGCATCCATGATCTTCTTAGAGATCTCTGCATATTAGAGAGCAAAGAGGACAAAATCTTTCAAATTTGTACAGATAGCAAtattttaatccctacaaaacCTCGCAGATTGTCGGTCCATTCCACCATGTCTCACTATGTTTCTTCAAGCACCAACGATCATTCATGTGTTCGTTCTTTGTTTTGCTCTGACCCGAATTGCTTTGTGTATAGCGACGAGTGGAAATGGCTTACCAAAGGCTTCAAATTGGTTCGTGTGTTGGATCTCGATGGAAAGTATTGTTTTAAGATTCCTTCAAACTTAGGAAATTTTGTCCACTTGAGGTACTTAAGAATAGACTCGCATTATATTAGAAGTGTTCCGGATTCTATTTGCAGCCTTCAAAATCTACAAACATTATACTTAGGACCTTCAATCAGAGTCACCACAATTTCTTTCCCCTGTGGAATAACAAAGCTCAAGCATATAAGACATTTGTATACTTGTGGTCCTATCAAGCTACGTGGTGATTGTTCGGAATCAAATGGGGATGCTATGTGGAATCTGCAAACCATCTCTTCCATTGTACTCGATAAAAGAACAACATATCTCATAGAGAAAGGAAGTTTCCCCAAACTAAGAAAATTATGCTTGCAAATCTCCTCAAACTTTAAGGGCGATGTGCCCAAAATGTTGATAAGCCTACAACATTTGAGGCATTTGAATAAGCTAGAAATCTACTTTCAGGTGAAAGATTGGCCACACTCGCGATGGGAGATCAATTGTAAGGCCGAGGAAGTGTTACAAAGTCTGAAACATTTGCGACACCTAAGTATACTAAAAATTAGGAATGCCCTCGACCTTTTTACTTGTGTGGCCATGTTTCCTCCTAATATCACCAAGTTAACATTGTCATGCATTAGTTGCTTGAATGATGACGGGATAAATGCTATTGGAAATCTTACCAAACTCCAAATTTTGATCTTAACAGGAGACAATTGGTTTTTAGATTTTTGGCCTTCAGATTCACTGTTTGATATTAATTGTATTGAAGATGGGTTCCCACAATTGAAGGAGTTTCAGATGGGAAATTTGCCTGTTCGAAACTGGAAATTAGCCAATGGTTCGATGTCACGCCTTCAAATCCTTGTTATTCATCACTGTGATAAGTTTGATAGCTTGCCAAGTGAATTGTGGTCTTTGACTACCTTAAGAAAAGTCTGTGTTCGGAAACCCTCCGATGCAATGGCTGCAATGCTGCAAAATTTGGAAGTTAAGAATGGATGTGAGCTCATTGTAGAATAA